From a region of the Oryza sativa Japonica Group chromosome 6, ASM3414082v1 genome:
- the LOC112939313 gene encoding uncharacterized protein gives MPSSPRSSSSWSPPAAARLGRARSPSTGGGGGRARALTVAEKTTSWLRTADALRDITGRCSIPRGFTALLAGDLPACAPPPPGAAFVYVAAMEEERLMRLPLQPFFAAVLAHFGLAPSQLTPNAWRLLAGFAALCRRAGVAPPPPPPLTVFRHFFTAIGCPPGAWYSFRARGSASTGSLFTRLSNVTMNPWWKEQFILVSSPAPWPCPVRWGKPRKHANFPPVLTTAEKDMATKLLLARGSSLIDLTTYNSIAAAKNIIAPPPPPRTLKSERAYASVNAMMREPRPHKAPMAAAAEEVDVKSEPDLDGPACAPSSSRKKKRKMVDDDAIAVEGPSGHGGGGGGWPALYPACLPPPGFKKLDDDDDGHEGGWKAARQLLQGAVTARRERAFAASKPADVVAASYVAMLQAANHVAFSLGYALELEEKARARERDAGAAEAATPREELAEVKDELAEMETAVEAMRAKLAKAKSAIAAAAASAAQPEPERIKSSWGPGGARSARRRGTNTAWREEASNEM, from the exons ATGCCATCCTCTCCAcgctcctcgtcgtcgtggtcgccgccggccgccgcgcgcctcggCCGCGCCCGCTCGcccagcaccggcggcggcggcggccgcgcgcgcgctttgACCGTGGCTGAGAAGACAACGTCGTGGCTGCGCACGGCGGACGCGCTGAGAGACATCACCGGGAGGTGCTCCATCCCGCGCGGCTTCACcgcgctcctcgccggcgacctcccggcgtgcgcgccgccgccgccgggtgcgGCGTTCGTGTACGTCGCGGCGATGGAGGAAGAAAGGCTGATGCGGCTACCGCTGCAACCGTTCTTCGCCGCGGTGCTCGCCCACTTCGGGCTCGCGCCGAGCCAGCTCACGCCCAACGCGtggcgcctcctcgccggcttcgccgcgctctgccgccgcgccggcgtggcgccgccgccgccgccgccgctgaccgtGTTCCGGCACTTCTTCACGGCGATCGGGTGCCCGCCCGGGGCTTGGTACTCCTTCCGCGCCAGAGGCTCCGCCTCCACCGGCTCGCTCTTCACCCGCCTGAGCAACGTGACGATGAACCCGTGGTGGAAGGAGCAGTTCATCCTcgtctcgtcgccggcgccatggcCGTGCCCCGTGAGGTGGGGGAAGCCTCGCAAGCACGCCAACTTCCCTCCGGTGCTCACCACCGCTGAGAAGGACATGGCGACCAAGCTACTTCTTGCTCGCGGTAGCTCGTTGATTGATCTCACAACGTACAACTCCATCGCCGCTGCCAAGAACAtcatcgcgccgccgccgccgccgcgaactcTCAAATCCGAACGGGCGTACGCGTCTGTCAATGCCATGATGAGGGAACCGCGGCCGCATAAGGCACCCatggcggcggccgcagaggaggtGGATGTGAAGAGCGAGCCTGATTTGGACGGACCGGCGTGCGCACCGTCGTcatcgaggaagaagaagaggaagatggtGGACGACGACGCCATTGCAGTGGAGGGACCAtccgggcacggcggcggcggcggcgggtggccggCGCTGTACCCGGCTTGCCTACCGCCACCGGGCTTCAAGAagctggacgacgacgacgacggacacgAGGGTGGCTGGAAGGCGGCGAGGCAGCTGCTGCAGGGCGCCGTCACGGCGCGACGGGAGCGCGCGTTCGCGGCGTCCAAGCCGGCCGACGTCGTCGCGGCGAGCTACGTGGCCATGCTCCAG GCGGCGAACCACGTGGCGTTCTCGCTGGGCTACGCGCTGGAGctggaggagaaggcgagggcgagggagcgcgacgccggcgcggcggaggcggccacgCCGCGGGAGGAGCTGGCCGAGGTGAAGGACGAGCTCGCCGAGATGGagacggcggtggaggcgatGAGGGCCAAGCTCGCCAAGGCAAAGAGTgcgatcgcggcggcggcggcgtcggcggcgcagcCGGAGCCGGAGAGGATCAAGTCCTCGTGGGGTCCAGGGGGAGCGCGCTCCGCTCGCCGGAGAGGGACGAACACGGCGTGGAGAGAAGAAGCAAGCAATGAAATGTAA
- the LOC4340282 gene encoding putative clathrin assembly protein At5g35200, producing MAGVGTQPTSLRKYLGALKDTTTVSLAKVNSDYKELDIAIVKATNHVERPSKEKYIREIFYSISASRPRADVAYCIHALARRLSKTRNWAVALKTLIVIHRALREVDPTFREELINYGRSRSHMLNLAYFKDDSSAGAWDFSAWIRTYALYLEERLECFRVLKYDVETDPPKTRDLETGDLLDHLPALQQLLFRLLACQPQGASSYNVIIQHALSMVALESVKIYTAISDGTINLVDKFFEMQRSDAVRALDIYKRATNQAERLSEFYEVCKTIHIGRGEKFLKIEQPPASFLVTMEEYVTEAPTVAQKDKVLAIEYKKEAEEEEKPASPPPAPEPEPEQEPEPEPEPVKEEAPKEEPTDLLGLNEPNPAAAEIEEKNALALAIVPIDDVPKVAPAQNGVTGWELALVTTPSSNETAITSSKKLAGGLDLLTLDSLYDDANRRASQPTSYNPWDVNPGVAGAGAAPMMQQPMMHDPFYASSGYAAPHNVQMTAMAQQQQAFMLQQQMMMAAAAAAAAAPPPQVFHHHQQQQQHLQANPANPFGNPFAAAAAAHHPYGAAAAAGNGYTGLI from the exons AAATTTTTTATTCCATTTCTGCTTCAAGGCCACGAGCAGATGTAGCTTACTGCATCCATGCCCTTGCAAGACGTCTTTCCAAGACACGCAATTGGGCG GTTGCATTGAAGACATTAATTGTCATACATCGCGCCCTTCGAGAGGTCGATCCCACTTTTCGTGAAGAGCTTATCAATTATGGCAGATCTAGGTCCCATATGCTAAACTTGGCCTACTTTAAGGATGATTCTAGTGCAGGAG CTTGGGATTTTTCTGCTTGGATACGCActtatgctttatatttagaagaGAGACTTGAATGTTTCCGAGTGCTGAAGTATGATGTGGAGACAGATCCTCCG AAAACTCGGGATCTTGAAACTGGTGATTTGCTTGATCATCTGCCAGCATTACAGCAACTTCTTTTTCGGCTCCTTGCTTGCCAG CCACAAGGGGCATCATCTTACAATGTCATAATCCAGCACGCACTTTCAATG GTTGCTCTGGAAAGTGTTAAGATCTACACTGCTATTAGTGATGGTACAATTAATCTGGTTGACAAG TTCTTTGAGATGCAAAGAAGTGATGCTGTTAGGGCACTTGATATATACAAAAGAGCAACTAACCAG GCTGAAAGACTATCAGAGTTTTATGAAGTGTGTAAAACGATACACATTGGGCGTGGTGAGAAGTTCTTAAAAATCGAACAG CCTCCAGCTTCATTCTTAGTAACCATGGAGGAATATGTGACAGAAGCTCCCACTGTAGCTCAAAAAGATAAG GTACTGGCAATCGAATACAAGAAAGAggcagaggaggaagaaaagccGGCATCGCCTCCTCCCGCTCCAGAGCCAGAACCAGAACAAGAACCAGAGCCAGAGCCTGAACCAGTAAAAGAGGAAGCACCTAAAGAGGAGCCAACAGATTTGCTG GGTCTGAACGAACCGAACCCTGCCGCAGCCGAGATAGAGGAGAAGAATGCTTTAGCCCTTGCCATTGTTCCGATAG ATGATGTACCTAAAGTTGCACCTGCTCAAAATGGAGTCACTGGCTGGGAGCTGGCCCTTGTCACCACACCCAGCTCAAACGAAACTGCTATTACTTCAAGCAAGAAGCTG GCTGGTGGACTGGACTTGCTCACGCTCGACAGCCTGTACGACGACGCGAACCGGAGAGCGAGCCAGCCGACGAGCTACAACCCATGGGATGTCAAccccggcgtcgccggcgccggcgccgccccgatgATGCAGCAGCCGATGATGCACGACCCGTTCTACGCCTCCAGCGGCTACGCGGCGCCGCACAACGTGCAGATGACCGCcatggcgcagcagcagcaggccttCATGCTCCAGCAGCAGATGatgatggccgccgccgccgccgccgccgcggcgcccccgCCTCAGGtgttccaccaccaccagcagcagcagcagcatctccAGGCCAACCCGGCGAACCCGTTCGGCAacccgttcgccgccgccgcagccgcccacCACCCttacggcgccgccgccgccgccggcaacggcTACACGGGGCTCATATGA
- the LOC4340280 gene encoding uncharacterized protein, with the protein MHSSSSSPSSSVEIIDADAFRSRSTDPDHRRADAAAADSPFPRSVADHIASSLRTQEAVDAVCKKYGVLAEFAARPAGDLRACSAPPPGAACVYARALEAGMRLPLHPFACELLRHLGVAPSQITPNGWRVVAGFLLLSHHAAAPPSLAVFRRFFRLFLSKLNGWYHFRGKRGAGADGVLFTGLPKLKGWKGGFFFVSSPSPWPCQVRWGGPPPSKSSTAEPVLSGEEMELAGKLLHLHGGAAVDLRTYLCESNLAAVFSSNLAGAAPPQPPPPRPARAKGKFPFSGEFNAQKVKTEPESDMPWWSPLSGKKRGFEAEENNPPPSPTPTPPAPHGGSWSWSASGMCSPPPGFAAHVPDKHDGDSADWKAARQLLQAIVTPSRERRFPAAKPSDVVASSYLTLLQAANYASFSFGYALELEEKLRARERDAAAEADAVRKELEEKALRELAAAKAAAVQEYLRSDEHRRELAAHALEGYERGMERRAPAPPARIQVVLDNISHPVSYPILFPSNRIRERISICISNS; encoded by the exons ATGcattcctcctcttcctccccgtcGTCCTCCGTTGAGATCATCGACGCCGACGCCTTCCGCTCTCGCTCCACCGACCCCGACCACCGCCgcgcagacgccgccgccgccgactccccgTTCCCGAGGTCCGTCGCCGACCACATCGCCTCGTCTCTGCGCACGCAGGAAGCGGTCGACGCCGTCTGCAAGAAGTACGGTGTCCTGGCGGAGTTCGCCGCGCGCCCCGCCGGCGACCTGCGCGcgtgctcggcgccgccgccgggcgccgcgTGCGTGTACGCGCGGGCGCTGGAGGCCGGGATGCGCCTCCCGCTGCACCCCTTTGCCTGCGAGCTTCTCCGCCATCTCGGCGTCGCGCCGAGCCAGATCACGCCCAACGGGTGGCGCGTCGTGGCGGGGTTCCTCCTGCTctcccaccacgccgccgcgccgccgtcgctcgccgtgttcCGGCGCTTCTTCAGGCTGTTCTTGTCCAAGCTGAACGGCTGGTACCACTTCCGGGGcaagcgcggcgccggcgccgacggggTGCTCTTCACGGGGTTGCCCAAGCTCAAAGGGTGGAAGGGAGGCTTCTTCTtcgtgtcgtcgccgtcgccatggccgtGCCAAGTGCGATGGGgcgggccgccgccgtccaAGAGCTCTACCGCCGAGCCGGTGCTCAGCGGCGAGGAGATGGAATTGGCGGGAAAGCTTCTGCACTTGCATGGCGGCGCCGCGGTTGATCTGAGGACGTATCTCTGCGAGAGCAACCTCGCCGCGGTGTTCTCCtccaacctcgccggcgccgcaccaccgcagccgccgcctcctcgtcctgCTCGTGCTAAAGGTAAGTTTCCTTTCTCCGGCGAGTTCAACGCACAGAAGGTGAAGACCGAGCCGGAGAGCGACATGCCGTGGTGGTCGCCGTTGTCCGGGAAGAAGAGGGGGTTTGAAGCAGAGGAGAAtaacccgccgccgtcgccgacgccgacgccgcctgctCCGCATGGCGGCTCGTGGTCGTGGTCGGCTTCCGGCATGTGTTCCCCGCCGCCGGGCTTCGCGGCGCACGTGCCCGACAAGCACGACGGCGACTCGGCCGACTGGAAGGCCGCGCGGCAGCTGCTCCAGGCCATCGTCACGCCGTCACGGGAGCGCCGGTTCCCGGCGGCGAAGCCCTCCGACGTCGTCGCGTCGAGCTACCTGACACTGCTTCAG GCGGCGAACTACGCGTCGTTCTCGTTCGGCTACGCGCTGGAGCTGGAGGAGAAGCTGCGTGCGCGGgagcgcgacgccgccgcggaggcggacgcCGTGCGGAAGGAGCTCGAGGAGAAGGCGCTGCGCgagctcgcggcggcgaaggcggcggcggtgcaggagTACCTGCGCTCCGACGAGCACAGGCGGGAGCTCGCGGCGCACGCGCTGGAGGGGTACGAGCGCGGCATGGAGCGTCGCGCTCCGGCGCCACCCGCCCGGATACAGGTAGTGTTAGATAATATATCTCATCCTGTATCTTATCCCATATTATTTCCTTCCAATCGGATTCGAGAACGGATATCTATTTGTATATCTAATTCATAG
- the LOC4340281 gene encoding uncharacterized protein: MARGFRGVRDDLTELGRHILDIACFLHPLLGPAHLTVDSPPATPTHRHHHHRRSPSPRPATPPSPSILAGILADLAEIGGSFTGGFARRAALPEPAFSSASASASATTAESPRAASSTASSPSPSPAAAAAADVADDVVGAAQALAARPEAWIDFPVLALDENSIISDIQRDHMEAIEKLVPDLASLRARLCPSYMDIDVFWKIYFTLLESNLTEHTSEVDENVPGSVHHVNEIESDSAPNVCEIESVKSTQEGYQSPDDRVLIKTRSNQSIDQWVFAKSKSEQSMDQWSEIPSDVESSRDGRRYISGEELSDADSAHIVVMDKYMDSLLSDRRSLHYASSSVRRDSVRRKPASSTDYSHRPPQPTPPASLSKKESWDVIEDSEFEILDS, translated from the exons ATGGCGCGGGGGTTCCGCGGCGTCCGGGACGACCTCACCGAGCTAGGCCGCCACATCCTCGACATCGCCTGCTTCCTCCACCCGCTCCTCGGCCCCGCCCACCTCACCGTCGACTCCCCGCCCGCCACCCCcacccaccgccaccaccaccaccgccgctccccttcCCCGCGCCCCGCCacgccgccctccccctccaTCCTCGCcggcatcctcgccgacctcgccgaGATCGGCGGCTCCTTCACCGGTGGcttcgcccgccgcgccgccctccccgaacctgccttctcctccgcctccgcctccgcttccGCCACCACCGCGGAGTCCCCGCGCGCCGCTTCCTCCAcggcctcctctccttccccttcccctgctgccgctgccgctgctgatGTCGCTGATGACGTCGTCGGGGCGGCGCAGGCCCTTGCGGCGCGGCCCGAGGCGTGGATTGACTTCCCCGTGCTCGCGCTCGATGAGA ATTCTATAATCTCCGATATCCAAAGGGATCATATGGAAGCCATTGAAAAACTTGTACCTGACTTAGCATCTCTGAGAGCTAGGCTCTGCCCTTCTTACATGGATATTGATGTATTCTGGAAGATCTACTTTACGCTGCTTGAGTCGAACCTTACTGAACATACTTCAGAG GTAGATGAGAATGTACCAGGTTCTGTTCATCACGTCAATGAGATAGAGTCTGATTCTGCGCCTAATGTTTGTGAAATTGAAAGTGTGAAAAGCACTCAAGAGGGTTATCAATCGCCAGATGATCGTGTGTTGATAAAAACAAGATCCAATCAAAGCATTGACCAATGGGTGTTTGCAAAGTCAAAATCTGAGCAAAGCATGGATCAGTGGTCCGAAATACCTTCGGATGTGGAATCTTCTAGAGATGGTAGAAGATACATTAGCGGTGAGGAGCTTAGCGACGCTGACAGTGCCCATATTGTTGTCATGGACAAATACATGGATTCACTTCTGTCAGATCGGAGGAGCCTCCACTATGCTAGCTCCTCAGTCCGGCGGGATTCAGTAAGAAGAAAACCTGCATCTTCTACTGACTATAGCCACCGGCCTCCACAACCAACTCCACCTGCTTCACTATCCAAGAAGGAATCATGGGATGTCATTGAGGATTCAGAGTTTGAGATACTTGACAGTTAA